Proteins from one Oscillatoria nigro-viridis PCC 7112 genomic window:
- a CDS encoding NYN domain-containing protein, which translates to MPDRTPLLATQESPAFSAISRYITQTLITIQQQHPEWITEKYRKTPWAKPDFQSLLIGKLTKSFSVASDTDSLLLTAKKYLQILLIPEFVNSPQFSKLCAQIQQLAKSQTAPAKSEKSVSSEPPTPTANQPAPLPLGIAILLLDVENLQLTIETEKFLEGICHYPIQIKVAFANWRSMGKKDAEFHQRGYQLIHVPPGKDSADLKMATVGASIFVHYPTAKEIFVCSSDRALTHLSNTLQAHGLTVFQVRKQIDKIIVLNSKTGQVETHSLVTTPEITPLEQLVIQLKELIKKEQKRTSTQWIKVSTVSALFRENYGLVLNQVVAHHLLGTKTRDIFLKYPTDFVLHKPSEVSQTYVTLFEVRLSPPPPILSQEILNNHQAAPASLTEINSLEDLERALVKIVGDLTGNSPENSVFLSNVGSEFHRQYGKQITQIIKDFNLGRKFTKVLQSCASLQLKKAEKGWQVSLH; encoded by the coding sequence ATGCCCGATCGAACCCCCTTGCTGGCGACTCAAGAATCTCCCGCATTCAGCGCCATCAGTCGCTATATCACTCAAACCCTAATTACCATTCAGCAACAGCATCCCGAATGGATAACTGAAAAATACAGGAAAACCCCCTGGGCCAAACCTGATTTTCAGTCACTTTTGATTGGAAAATTGACAAAAAGTTTCAGCGTAGCCAGCGATACAGATTCCTTGCTGCTGACTGCGAAAAAATACCTACAAATTCTGCTGATTCCAGAGTTCGTTAATTCACCTCAATTCAGCAAATTATGTGCCCAAATTCAGCAGCTAGCCAAATCTCAAACAGCACCAGCTAAATCAGAAAAATCAGTTTCGTCAGAACCTCCAACTCCAACAGCCAATCAACCAGCCCCGCTTCCTCTCGGCATTGCTATCTTGCTGCTAGATGTCGAAAACTTGCAACTCACCATCGAAACCGAAAAATTCCTAGAGGGAATTTGCCACTATCCCATCCAAATCAAAGTTGCCTTTGCCAACTGGCGCAGCATGGGCAAAAAAGATGCCGAATTTCACCAGCGCGGCTATCAACTAATTCACGTCCCCCCCGGCAAAGACAGCGCCGACTTAAAAATGGCTACAGTCGGCGCATCGATTTTCGTACATTATCCCACAGCCAAAGAGATTTTTGTCTGTTCTTCCGATCGCGCCCTCACTCACCTCAGCAACACACTGCAAGCCCACGGATTAACCGTATTTCAAGTCCGCAAACAAATAGATAAAATCATAGTTTTAAACAGCAAAACCGGACAAGTGGAAACCCATTCCCTTGTAACCACACCGGAAATTACACCCCTAGAACAATTAGTTATCCAACTAAAAGAATTAATCAAAAAAGAGCAAAAACGCACCTCAACTCAGTGGATAAAAGTTTCTACTGTTTCAGCTTTATTTAGGGAAAATTACGGCTTAGTCCTCAATCAAGTTGTTGCCCATCATTTGCTAGGTACTAAAACCAGGGATATCTTTCTCAAATATCCCACCGATTTTGTCCTTCACAAACCCTCCGAAGTTTCTCAAACTTATGTCACTCTTTTTGAAGTGAGATTATCGCCCCCACCGCCAATACTTAGCCAAGAAATTCTGAATAACCACCAGGCAGCACCTGCAAGTTTGACAGAAATTAATTCTCTGGAAGACTTGGAAAGAGCTCTTGTCAAAATCGTAGGCGACTTAACAGGCAACTCTCCTGAAAATTCTGTATTTCTCTCCAATGTAGGCAGCGAATTTCACCGACAATACGGCAAACAAATTACCCAAATAATTAAAGATTTTAATCTCGGTAGGAAATTTACTAAAGTTTTGCAATCCTGCGCTTCCCTCCAGCTTAAAAAAGCCGAAAAAGGCTGGCAAGTTTCCCTTCATTAA
- a CDS encoding APC family permease — protein MSSKLLKRELGIFGATLMGLGSIVGTGVFVSIGIAAEVAGPGVILAVGIAAFVAVCNGLNSAQLAANHPVSGGTYEYGYKYLNPWLGFTAGWMFLLAKTASAATAALGFAGYFLNAVGVADRTYLILTALVALATLTFIVLTGIRRSNIANTAIVSVTLLSLAVFVAVGLPEVRWEMTALQNHSSIGSIFQATALMFVAYSGYARITTMSEEVREPRETIPKAIIFTLVLTMLLYVGVAVVVAGAGEPDKLSLQIGGTTAPLEVIARSFRIPGVSQLLAAGAITAMLGVLLNLILGLSRIWLAMGRRRDMPRVLARLNPEGTTPYMAVVVVEVTIALLILVGDVKTTWSFSAFSVLIYYAITNLAALQLSPAERLYPQWLAWVGLGNCLFLAFWVEREIWLTGLALIATGLIWRAIVRLPAKN, from the coding sequence ATGTCTTCAAAACTGCTGAAGCGAGAGTTGGGTATTTTCGGCGCTACTCTCATGGGCCTGGGATCAATCGTCGGTACCGGAGTATTTGTGAGTATCGGCATTGCTGCGGAAGTTGCTGGGCCGGGAGTGATTTTGGCTGTAGGTATTGCGGCTTTTGTTGCTGTGTGCAATGGCCTTAACAGCGCTCAATTAGCAGCAAATCATCCTGTTAGCGGTGGTACTTATGAATATGGCTACAAATATCTCAATCCTTGGCTGGGTTTCACTGCCGGCTGGATGTTTTTGTTAGCGAAAACGGCTTCTGCGGCTACTGCTGCTTTGGGTTTTGCGGGGTATTTTTTAAATGCAGTTGGTGTAGCCGATCGCACTTACCTGATCCTAACAGCTTTAGTCGCCCTCGCCACCCTCACTTTCATTGTATTGACGGGAATTAGGCGATCGAATATTGCCAATACTGCCATAGTCTCAGTTACACTTTTATCCTTAGCGGTGTTTGTTGCTGTCGGTTTGCCAGAGGTAAGGTGGGAAATGACCGCGCTACAGAATCATAGCTCGATCGGCTCCATCTTCCAGGCCACCGCCCTGATGTTTGTCGCTTATAGCGGTTACGCCCGCATCACCACAATGAGCGAGGAAGTGCGGGAACCGAGGGAAACCATTCCCAAAGCCATAATTTTCACTTTGGTGCTGACAATGCTGCTTTACGTCGGGGTAGCAGTAGTTGTCGCCGGCGCGGGGGAACCAGATAAATTGTCGTTACAAATAGGCGGTACGACTGCACCTTTGGAAGTCATCGCCCGCAGTTTCCGAATTCCGGGAGTTTCTCAACTGCTAGCCGCCGGCGCCATTACCGCTATGTTGGGAGTCTTGCTGAACTTAATTTTAGGGCTGTCGCGCATCTGGCTGGCGATGGGGCGGCGTCGGGATATGCCGAGAGTCTTGGCGCGCCTGAATCCAGAGGGGACAACTCCCTACATGGCTGTTGTGGTTGTCGAAGTTACGATCGCACTTTTAATCCTCGTCGGCGATGTCAAAACCACTTGGTCATTTAGCGCTTTTAGCGTTTTGATTTACTACGCTATCACCAACCTCGCCGCGCTGCAACTTTCCCCCGCCGAAAGGCTTTATCCGCAGTGGTTGGCTTGGGTGGGTTTGGGGAATTGTCTGTTTCTGGCTTTCTGGGTGGAGAGGGAAATTTGGCTGACAGGATTGGCATTAATTGCCACCGGTTTAATTTGGCGGGCGATCGTCCGACTCCCGGCGAAAAACTAG
- the pstA gene encoding phosphate ABC transporter permease PstA yields MTQAQKLDSILDAEINNPLSLSRTLFSRGMTALAFALTALALLPLFAILYKILGEGLTHLSWEVLVSLPAPVGVEDQPNGFANAIIGTSLMVGIATLISVPIGVMTGIFLSEFGRENKAIANSIRFITVILSSVPSIVIGVFSYALIVVTTKAFSSLAGGFALGIIMLPVVALTTEQALKLVPTSYRLASAGLGGGRFQTMFRIIIPSALPTITTGILLAASRAAGETAPLIVTALSSQFWPPLVDKLGEIMQSPIGAETISKLQEIPDTLLTPTPSMSVLIYSYASSPYKEQNELAWTAASVLLGMVLIASVASRTVTQKRLQNR; encoded by the coding sequence ATGACTCAAGCCCAAAAATTAGACAGCATTCTGGATGCAGAAATCAACAACCCCCTGTCGCTAAGCCGAACTCTTTTCAGCCGGGGAATGACAGCTCTCGCTTTCGCTCTGACAGCTCTCGCCCTGCTCCCTTTGTTTGCTATTTTATACAAAATTCTGGGGGAAGGACTCACACATTTGAGCTGGGAAGTGCTAGTGTCTCTACCAGCACCCGTCGGAGTTGAAGACCAGCCCAACGGCTTTGCAAATGCGATTATTGGCACAAGTTTAATGGTAGGAATTGCGACATTAATCAGCGTACCCATAGGCGTAATGACGGGAATATTTTTGTCTGAGTTTGGTAGAGAAAACAAAGCGATAGCCAATAGTATTCGCTTTATCACCGTCATTCTCAGCAGCGTTCCCTCGATCGTAATTGGCGTCTTTTCCTACGCCCTAATTGTCGTTACCACCAAAGCATTTTCATCCTTAGCAGGCGGTTTTGCCCTCGGCATCATCATGCTTCCAGTGGTTGCTCTGACAACAGAACAAGCATTAAAATTAGTGCCTACTTCTTACCGCCTCGCTTCTGCTGGTTTGGGAGGCGGACGCTTTCAAACTATGTTTCGCATTATCATACCCTCAGCACTTCCAACTATTACCACAGGTATTTTACTCGCTGCTTCCCGGGCCGCAGGTGAAACCGCGCCGCTGATTGTAACGGCGTTGTCGAGTCAATTTTGGCCTCCTTTAGTTGATAAGTTGGGCGAGATAATGCAGTCTCCTATAGGTGCAGAAACTATCTCAAAACTCCAAGAAATTCCCGACACACTGCTGACTCCGACTCCTTCTATGTCAGTATTAATATATAGCTACGCCAGCTCTCCTTACAAAGAGCAGAACGAATTGGCGTGGACTGCTGCCTCTGTCCTTTTGGGTATGGTTTTAATTGCTAGCGTCGCATCCCGTACAGTAACTCAGAAACGCTTACAAAACCGATAA
- the pstB gene encoding phosphate ABC transporter ATP-binding protein PstB, with product MKPQANLKSENYTDQFLEDATPEIDPNAMPALRIQDLSFYYGTHKVLENLSMNIPHPQITAIIGPSGCGKSTFLKALNRIGELEGKVQIKGRVEFFGQDIYSQKVNINSLRRQIGMVFQRPNPFPLSIYDNIAYGVRIFGRKSKAELDEIVESALQSAALWNEVKDDLKKSAQGISGGQQQRLCIARALAVKPKILLMDEPCSALDPISTMKIEELFQSLRQQLTVVIVTHNMQQAARVSDYTAFFNTDESRIGHLVEFGPTSRIFTSASNSSTRDYIQGRFG from the coding sequence ATGAAACCTCAAGCTAACTTGAAATCCGAAAATTATACAGATCAATTCCTAGAAGATGCCACCCCGGAAATTGACCCCAATGCAATGCCAGCACTGCGGATTCAGGACTTGAGTTTTTATTACGGAACTCACAAAGTCTTAGAAAATTTATCGATGAATATCCCTCACCCGCAAATTACGGCGATTATTGGCCCTTCAGGTTGCGGCAAATCTACCTTTCTCAAAGCTCTCAACCGGATTGGTGAATTGGAGGGAAAGGTTCAAATTAAAGGAAGAGTAGAGTTTTTTGGACAGGATATTTACAGCCAGAAAGTAAACATTAATAGTTTGCGCCGTCAAATTGGGATGGTGTTTCAAAGACCCAATCCTTTTCCGCTTAGCATCTACGATAATATTGCTTATGGGGTGAGGATTTTTGGTCGCAAAAGCAAAGCAGAATTAGATGAAATTGTGGAATCTGCACTCCAAAGTGCGGCGCTTTGGAATGAAGTCAAAGACGATTTGAAGAAATCGGCTCAGGGGATTTCGGGGGGACAGCAGCAGCGACTTTGTATTGCTCGCGCTTTGGCTGTGAAGCCGAAAATTTTGCTAATGGATGAACCTTGTTCTGCTTTAGATCCGATTTCCACGATGAAGATTGAGGAGTTATTTCAGAGTCTGCGGCAGCAGTTAACTGTTGTGATTGTGACGCACAATATGCAGCAGGCTGCTCGTGTTTCTGATTACACGGCATTTTTTAATACTGACGAAAGTCGCATCGGCCACCTGGTTGAATTTGGGCCGACAAGTCGGATTTTTACTTCTGCAAGCAATTCGAGTACGAGGGATTACATTCAAGGCCGTTTCGGTTAA
- the pstC gene encoding phosphate ABC transporter permease subunit PstC, whose protein sequence is MINLSKKQKKQTRQPAEINTELDLTDTTGEGLWMESGFTIFVWGFALATAGTLFWISAVIFKDAWPAISHFGVSFLWNPKWDIGELQFGALPFIYGTVISSAIGIIIALPLGLSVAIVTSENFLPVWVRSPLGFMVELISAIPSVIVGLWGIFVLIPFLLPLQQSLFDNFSWFPLFSSEPLGPGMLPAGILLSIMILPTVAAISRDVLLSVPVDLRSASMSLGATRWETIFKLLLPAASSGIIGATILALGRALGETMAVTMVIGNSIQINTSLLAPSYSIPAVLASQFREALEPLHIGALMYLALILFAITLLVNAIAVLLVQLIGAKGAKT, encoded by the coding sequence ATGATCAATCTTTCAAAAAAACAAAAAAAACAGACTCGACAACCTGCAGAAATAAATACAGAATTAGATTTGACAGATACTACGGGTGAAGGTCTATGGATGGAGTCAGGATTTACAATATTTGTATGGGGTTTTGCCCTAGCGACAGCGGGTACGCTGTTTTGGATAAGTGCGGTAATTTTTAAAGATGCTTGGCCAGCTATTAGCCATTTTGGAGTCTCATTCTTGTGGAATCCCAAGTGGGATATCGGCGAGTTGCAGTTTGGGGCTTTGCCGTTTATTTACGGTACTGTAATTAGTTCTGCGATCGGCATAATCATCGCACTTCCTTTAGGGCTGTCAGTAGCTATAGTTACTAGCGAGAACTTCTTACCCGTTTGGGTGCGATCGCCCTTGGGATTCATGGTTGAATTAATTTCGGCCATTCCCAGCGTGATAGTTGGGCTGTGGGGAATCTTTGTTTTGATTCCCTTTTTGTTGCCATTGCAGCAGTCATTGTTCGATAATTTCAGTTGGTTTCCCCTATTCAGCAGCGAACCTTTAGGCCCCGGAATGCTCCCGGCTGGAATACTGTTATCAATTATGATTTTGCCAACAGTAGCCGCCATCAGCCGCGATGTATTGCTATCTGTTCCAGTAGATTTGCGAAGTGCTTCCATGTCCCTTGGCGCCACCCGCTGGGAAACAATATTCAAGCTGTTATTACCAGCAGCTAGTTCAGGGATTATCGGCGCCACCATATTAGCATTGGGACGCGCATTAGGCGAAACAATGGCAGTCACAATGGTAATTGGCAACTCGATTCAAATTAACACATCCTTGCTCGCTCCCAGCTACTCAATTCCTGCTGTTTTGGCAAGTCAATTTCGGGAAGCTCTCGAACCGCTGCACATCGGCGCTTTGATGTATTTAGCCTTAATTTTATTTGCGATCACTTTGTTGGTAAATGCGATCGCAGTATTGTTAGTTCAGCTAATTGGCGCCAAGGGAGCTAAAACTTAG